ATTTTCCTTTTCGATCGCAGATCCGATTTCTTTTAAAAGATCATATCCTTCTGTCTTCAGTCCGAGTTGGATCTTGCAGAGGCCTATATACATTTTGATCTCTCTGGTTCTCTCTCCGAATTCTAATGCTTTTTCTGCGTTCTTGATTGCACCTTCGCAATCCTTGAGTTGCCATTTGATCTTTGTAAGACCAATCAGCGGTTGAACTGTATGCTTATTATTGTAGGCCTTGCGATAATATTTGGCGGCTTCTTCAAAATCTCTTTTCTTATGATATGCGGCCGCCTGGGTCAAATGAGTGAAATGTAAAAGCTTCTCTCTTTCAGAAGGAATTCTCGATTCTACTTTATTTAGAACCGCGATTGCCTCATCGTATTTTCCATTACGGACTAAGACAGCCCCATACTTATATCCGAATTCAATATTTTCAGGTTCTTCAGATACCAGGTTTGCAAGTAATCTTTCCGATTTCGCAAATTCCTTTTCATTATAATAAGATAATGCAAGCGGCCATTGGATGCTCTTATTATGAGGATCCTGTTTCAATTTCTTCTCCAGGCTTGCTACACTTTCCTGCTCCGAATCTTCTTCGTGATATACAGGTCTGCGAGTCCCTCCGGAAGAATATCTTTCTTCTGCAGCGGCCCGGATCTTTTGGATGTGACTTAGATCTGGATCGATCTTGAGTAAACGATTCGAATAGGAGATCACTTCTCCATATTCTCTTTGGTAATTATGATAAAGAATGA
Above is a window of Leptospira semungkisensis DNA encoding:
- a CDS encoding tetratricopeptide repeat protein, with the protein product MFFLLSAPIFADLKDGKKAYSRKDYAEALKQFQKYNEGNPTSGEAWMYMGYIYESKKDYTKSIQAFKKAISLNLPKKDLVNSLTKIILYHNYQREYGEVISYSNRLLKIDPDLSHIQKIRAAAEERYSSGGTRRPVYHEEDSEQESVASLEKKLKQDPHNKSIQWPLALSYYNEKEFAKSERLLANLVSEEPENIEFGYKYGAVLVRNGKYDEAIAVLNKVESRIPSEREKLLHFTHLTQAAAYHKKRDFEEAAKYYRKAYNNKHTVQPLIGLTKIKWQLKDCEGAIKNAEKALEFGERTREIKMYIGLCKIQLGLKTEGYDLLKEIGSAIEKENPDMKDLPEVYYDGILKLARYYTNNGEYQKALRYFQSVQPDEEEQREYRFYLGKAYYYTGSPDKAIALLEKVNDSAGAYYLLAKCFASKGDADQAMSYIKKAGSITSSYWSAAEKEKAFQKFSNDESFRKFLETRGGTRDPKKPDTNHDREEGEGSSDD